A DNA window from Aminiphilus circumscriptus DSM 16581 contains the following coding sequences:
- a CDS encoding ABC-F family ATP-binding cassette domain-containing protein has product MIRISTLSLSFREHRVFAGLNWAIPSGSRFGLVGDNGAGKTTLLRCILGLVSPDDGTVEITKGLSLGYLPQDMVELGEGSVLDFLKERAGITQIEKHLSTLEDHISHLPADAEEERRILLERHDHAVKEFTLRNGYVFPSLAGKVLKGLGFRDDALGTLCGTFSGGWKMRLLLAALLLAAPDVLLLDEPTNHLDTESMEWLEGYLKDFRGTLIAISHDRRFLDKMTSQIAELRNGRITVYKGNYSAYLLERERRLEALRKEMELQKAEIKHIRDFVERFRYKASKASQVQSRIKMLERYQEIEMEEEAQRISIVFPESERSGRVVLSAEKIGKRYGNLWIFRNLDFEVERGERIALVGVNGSGKSTLCRILGGRETPEEGKLHLGLRVQMGFFSQESAENLDYNKTVWQEIQGLGTRTDEKAKRNLLGAFLFSGDDIHKPIHVLSGGEKSRLALLKLLLLDTNLLILDEPTNHLDMATKELFQKALLQYGGTLLIVSHDRHFLDALATRVFEIRDGTLLEYRGNYSYFIDKRTRIMSEGASEGQNSSFSSGKESGIASSTSKDRDGRRGAAERRNELYRKRRALQELLAPVEKHLDEVEKEKRHIDCRLCEPDVLENSTEVQTLLIRRASLEKELEQLMPRWEELFLQIEALQE; this is encoded by the coding sequence ATGATCCGCATCTCCACTCTTTCTCTGTCCTTTCGCGAGCACCGCGTCTTCGCGGGACTCAATTGGGCGATTCCCTCGGGAAGCCGCTTCGGTCTTGTCGGCGACAACGGAGCCGGAAAAACCACACTTCTTCGCTGCATACTCGGTCTCGTCTCGCCTGATGACGGAACTGTGGAGATCACCAAGGGACTCTCCCTGGGGTATCTTCCACAAGACATGGTCGAGCTGGGAGAAGGGAGCGTACTCGATTTTCTGAAGGAGCGTGCGGGCATCACCCAGATAGAGAAACATCTCTCCACGCTCGAAGATCACATCTCTCATCTCCCCGCCGATGCCGAGGAGGAGAGGCGAATTCTCCTGGAGCGACACGACCATGCCGTCAAGGAATTCACTCTTCGCAATGGGTACGTCTTTCCCTCCCTGGCGGGGAAAGTACTCAAAGGATTGGGTTTTCGGGACGATGCCCTCGGCACTCTTTGCGGAACCTTCTCGGGAGGATGGAAAATGCGTCTCCTCCTCGCCGCACTTCTCCTGGCCGCCCCGGACGTTCTTCTCCTCGATGAACCGACGAACCATCTCGATACAGAAAGCATGGAATGGCTCGAAGGTTATCTGAAAGACTTCAGGGGAACGCTTATCGCCATTTCTCACGACCGACGATTTCTCGACAAAATGACCTCGCAGATCGCGGAATTGCGGAATGGAAGGATCACGGTGTACAAAGGCAACTATAGTGCATACCTTCTTGAGCGTGAGCGCCGCCTGGAAGCGCTTCGTAAGGAGATGGAACTCCAAAAGGCGGAAATCAAGCATATTCGTGATTTCGTAGAGCGATTCCGTTACAAGGCGAGCAAAGCCTCCCAGGTCCAGAGCAGGATCAAGATGCTTGAACGCTATCAGGAAATCGAAATGGAAGAAGAGGCCCAGAGAATTTCCATCGTTTTCCCCGAAAGTGAACGAAGCGGGCGGGTAGTCCTCTCAGCGGAGAAAATCGGGAAACGTTATGGGAATCTCTGGATATTTCGCAACCTTGACTTCGAAGTGGAGCGGGGCGAGCGCATCGCCCTTGTCGGGGTCAATGGCTCGGGGAAATCCACCCTCTGCCGTATTCTCGGCGGGCGGGAGACCCCCGAAGAAGGAAAATTACATTTGGGGCTGCGGGTACAAATGGGATTCTTCTCGCAGGAAAGCGCGGAAAATCTCGACTACAACAAGACAGTCTGGCAGGAAATACAGGGTTTGGGAACCCGAACGGACGAAAAGGCGAAAAGAAACCTTCTCGGAGCGTTCCTTTTCTCCGGAGACGACATCCACAAGCCGATACACGTCCTCTCGGGAGGCGAAAAATCGCGCCTCGCCCTGCTCAAACTACTCCTGCTCGACACGAACCTGCTCATTCTCGACGAGCCTACCAACCACCTGGACATGGCAACAAAAGAGCTTTTCCAAAAAGCGCTTCTGCAATACGGAGGGACACTGCTCATCGTCTCCCATGACCGCCACTTCCTCGACGCCCTTGCCACGCGAGTCTTTGAAATTCGAGATGGTACGTTATTGGAATATCGTGGGAATTACTCCTATTTCATCGACAAGCGCACTCGAATCATGTCGGAAGGAGCTTCGGAAGGACAAAATTCTTCCTTTTCTTCGGGGAAAGAAAGCGGAATTGCTTCTTCGACGTCGAAGGACCGCGACGGACGCAGGGGTGCTGCGGAGCGTCGCAACGAACTCTACCGAAAACGGCGCGCTCTTCAGGAGCTTCTCGCCCCCGTGGAAAAACACCTTGACGAGGTGGAAAAAGAAAAACGCCACATCGACTGCCGCCTTTGCGAACCGGATGTTTTGGAAAATTCCACGGAAGTGCAAACCCTGCTTATCCGAAGAGCGTCCCTGGAGAAAGAACTCGAGCAACTGATGCCCCGATGGGAAGAATTGTTTTTACAAATAGAAGCCCTCCAGGAGTGA
- a CDS encoding pilus assembly protein, translating to MLWTSEGNPPGKYPYDPYLDLDLDHCTYGDGSRPWRYDGRDQERWGRDLDSENNLTPEIALDETRREAFLEENYHPNLLWKNNGNTPPSGYPSHFSDADLAPNDSRMYKAKMILTRILSDPSLVRETNIAFATYKQQRITAWADFYLRPPYRLGSWITNPYSTVRNDSEYVRWGVLHTDQRSDNEAYRRAMLRSEFLPVGKNDDPSVKLAPLLTLIDGIENTGDDEIKADGACPLAGSIAGSAYTARDSDSNNLPTGTIEQFFKRKAAIASRCQANWLVLFVYGQDTSRNGDPVVAVEALSRDTAVLGTRVMEKGVRTMVVGFLDPEAQPELAATLDAMAKKGNPEASNAHAYLSDNVSELLKAFRIVFRSIKDVSGANSAPVVRPPLKGEREGHYFIAAYTTKQNDQWEGHLYRHAISIDVSGKVLIGEVPLWDAGERLDRQKGDTRRVYTVDWDFSQSSAAGGALSGSNMVAFDTGNASVLRDEMGLSTARARQLTSWVRGTDVWNPDAGGVERWKLADMFGSDIVVVGPPRGTYPDRHYKTFAVTHRNRKSQVYVQSNGGLLHAFDFETGDEAWAFIPPNVLRFNRLVGLVSDDLSGWPSGTGTNRSISRFLLDGPLVVEDMKIGGEYRTVLLGSLGRGGYGVYALDVTEADTPRFLWATEYNGYASRTPPFPAAAVNKATHYMSLWRGKDALSGEAGSDYRRIDLDRIAGRNSPPVDLSLTPEEAGFDYRDLRFPVGAPVLGSVRCDSSWNNRDAGICWIGLLASGAASASEVSGASGAVYVMDMTDGRIVGVPMRTEGMAYAPPSAYTFRNDNVLEGFFLGTSEGVIHRGVFDGSLPRATSLEKVFVLELPGKDGVLRRVGVPFALEVTLRNDEDIWLFGGTRDVPAASGTLDNDGQCFFAVNTGGASSFPIRTAELAALDPDATAFSSNNAGWYIPLYRSATTEEYVTDMPKIAGGVLFVSTFTPDPNVSAANCSVTGSSRIFIVDAFSGKGLWNAAGKKSLRLDGVKVTGVQVASTQTAEGEKHQVYLGVTNLEKKPFSDPALQGLNLQENPGVLVFDVPEEARKVMDANRRYVPGVPVIQYWRDVFNR from the coding sequence ATGCTCTGGACAAGCGAAGGAAATCCTCCGGGAAAATATCCGTACGACCCTTATCTCGACCTGGATCTTGACCATTGCACCTATGGCGATGGATCCCGTCCCTGGCGCTACGACGGCAGAGATCAGGAAAGATGGGGAAGGGATCTCGACTCGGAGAACAATCTCACGCCCGAAATCGCTCTGGACGAAACGCGACGCGAAGCTTTCCTCGAGGAGAATTACCACCCGAATCTGCTTTGGAAAAACAACGGCAACACGCCTCCGTCGGGATATCCGTCACATTTCTCCGATGCAGATCTTGCCCCCAACGACAGTCGCATGTACAAGGCGAAGATGATTCTTACGAGAATCCTTTCCGATCCGAGTCTGGTTCGGGAGACGAACATCGCTTTCGCCACCTACAAACAGCAGCGCATTACGGCCTGGGCGGATTTTTACCTGAGACCCCCGTACCGTTTGGGGAGCTGGATCACCAATCCGTATTCGACGGTACGCAACGACAGCGAATATGTGCGGTGGGGGGTTTTGCACACGGATCAGCGAAGTGACAACGAAGCCTACCGGCGGGCCATGCTTCGCAGTGAGTTTCTTCCGGTGGGAAAGAACGACGACCCATCGGTGAAATTGGCGCCTCTTCTCACCCTCATTGACGGCATCGAAAACACCGGCGACGACGAAATCAAAGCGGACGGTGCCTGTCCACTGGCCGGTTCCATCGCTGGAAGCGCCTATACCGCAAGAGACTCGGACTCGAACAATCTTCCCACTGGCACCATCGAACAATTTTTCAAGCGCAAGGCTGCCATTGCCTCGAGGTGTCAGGCGAACTGGCTCGTTCTTTTTGTCTACGGGCAGGATACATCCAGAAACGGTGATCCGGTGGTCGCCGTGGAAGCACTCTCTCGCGACACGGCGGTTTTGGGAACACGTGTCATGGAAAAGGGTGTGCGCACCATGGTGGTGGGGTTTCTTGATCCCGAGGCACAGCCCGAACTTGCAGCCACCCTCGATGCCATGGCGAAGAAAGGGAACCCGGAAGCTTCCAACGCGCATGCGTATTTAAGCGACAACGTGTCGGAACTTCTCAAGGCATTCAGAATCGTCTTTCGCTCCATCAAGGACGTGAGCGGTGCCAATTCGGCTCCTGTGGTCCGCCCTCCTCTCAAAGGAGAGAGAGAGGGGCACTATTTTATCGCTGCGTACACGACGAAACAGAACGACCAATGGGAGGGGCATCTCTATCGACACGCCATCAGCATCGATGTTTCGGGTAAGGTCCTGATCGGTGAAGTGCCGCTCTGGGATGCGGGGGAACGCCTTGATCGCCAGAAAGGCGATACGAGAAGGGTGTACACGGTGGACTGGGATTTCTCTCAGAGCAGTGCGGCGGGGGGTGCTCTTTCGGGGAGCAACATGGTTGCCTTCGACACGGGCAATGCGTCGGTTCTTCGGGACGAAATGGGGCTTTCTACCGCGAGGGCACGGCAGCTCACTTCCTGGGTTCGTGGCACCGACGTGTGGAATCCTGACGCCGGAGGTGTCGAGCGCTGGAAGCTGGCGGACATGTTCGGATCGGACATCGTTGTGGTCGGTCCTCCCCGAGGAACCTACCCGGATCGCCACTACAAAACGTTCGCCGTCACCCACAGAAACAGGAAATCTCAGGTGTACGTACAATCCAACGGAGGTCTGCTGCACGCCTTCGATTTCGAGACTGGTGATGAAGCATGGGCTTTTATCCCCCCGAATGTGCTCCGCTTCAATCGCCTCGTCGGCCTTGTCAGTGACGATCTTTCCGGTTGGCCTTCCGGTACGGGGACAAACCGTTCCATTTCCCGTTTTTTACTCGATGGTCCTCTCGTCGTGGAGGACATGAAGATCGGCGGGGAATACCGGACGGTTCTTTTGGGTTCGCTCGGCAGGGGGGGATATGGAGTTTACGCGTTGGATGTCACGGAGGCGGACACGCCGAGGTTTCTCTGGGCCACGGAATACAACGGATACGCGTCGAGAACTCCTCCTTTTCCGGCTGCGGCGGTGAACAAAGCCACGCACTACATGTCCCTTTGGCGAGGAAAGGACGCTTTGTCGGGAGAGGCAGGAAGTGACTACCGGCGTATCGACCTCGACCGGATCGCAGGAAGAAATTCGCCTCCCGTAGATCTTTCGCTCACGCCGGAGGAGGCGGGTTTCGATTATCGCGATCTCCGGTTTCCCGTGGGAGCCCCTGTCCTTGGAAGCGTCCGCTGTGACAGTTCTTGGAACAATCGCGATGCGGGGATCTGTTGGATCGGTCTTCTTGCCAGCGGTGCGGCTTCCGCTTCCGAGGTCTCTGGCGCCTCCGGCGCAGTGTACGTGATGGACATGACGGACGGACGTATTGTAGGTGTTCCCATGAGGACCGAGGGGATGGCTTATGCCCCTCCCTCGGCCTATACGTTTCGCAACGACAACGTGCTCGAAGGGTTTTTCCTTGGCACAAGCGAAGGGGTGATCCATCGGGGTGTTTTCGACGGTTCGTTGCCCAGGGCGACGTCCTTGGAAAAGGTTTTCGTGCTGGAATTACCGGGGAAGGATGGCGTGCTCCGCCGGGTGGGTGTCCCTTTCGCTTTGGAAGTGACGTTGCGGAACGACGAAGACATCTGGCTCTTCGGAGGAACTCGTGACGTTCCCGCCGCTTCGGGAACCCTCGACAACGACGGACAGTGTTTTTTCGCCGTCAATACGGGAGGCGCCTCCTCCTTCCCGATCCGAACCGCCGAACTGGCAGCATTGGACCCGGACGCGACCGCATTTTCCTCGAACAATGCGGGATGGTACATCCCGCTGTATCGTTCGGCAACAACGGAAGAGTACGTGACGGACATGCCGAAGATCGCCGGAGGGGTTCTTTTTGTCTCTACCTTTACTCCTGATCCGAACGTTTCCGCCGCGAATTGCAGTGTCACGGGGTCATCCCGAATTTTCATCGTGGATGCCTTTTCCGGCAAGGGGCTTTGGAATGCCGCCGGAAAAAAATCTCTCCGTCTCGACGGCGTCAAAGTGACGGGTGTTCAGGTGGCTTCCACGCAGACGGCGGAGGGAGAGAAACATCAAGTGTATCTTGGTGTGACGAACCTCGAGAAAAAGCCTTTTTCCGATCCAGCTTTACAGGGACTGAATCTTCAAGAAAATCCTGGAGTTTTGGTCTTCGATGTCCCTGAGGAGGCACGGAAAGTGATGGATGCAAACCGACGTTATGTGCCGGGAGTTCCTGTGATTCAGTATTGGCGGGATGTTTTCAATCGTTGA
- a CDS encoding type II secretion system protein, with the protein MGKNRIKSERLRKAPGFTLVELLIVIVIIGVLAGSMMLLMGGGAAKAKATQIISDLRTMKAGAMMLWSDGKAATLDNLKTYLDKELVNTKYGIVSDDSNGIFVCVAVTESDVQGKLGEIVKNEGLQIWGANSCAVVSGDTYYDRASQKGWAVQKAR; encoded by the coding sequence ATGGGGAAAAATAGAATAAAATCCGAACGACTCAGGAAAGCTCCTGGTTTCACTCTGGTTGAATTGCTCATTGTTATTGTCATTATCGGTGTTCTTGCGGGAAGTATGATGCTTCTCATGGGCGGTGGTGCCGCAAAAGCGAAGGCAACACAGATCATTTCCGACTTGCGGACCATGAAAGCCGGTGCCATGATGCTTTGGAGCGATGGGAAAGCGGCGACATTGGACAATTTGAAGACCTATTTGGATAAGGAATTGGTGAATACGAAATATGGCATCGTCAGTGATGACAGCAACGGGATATTCGTTTGTGTTGCTGTGACCGAGAGCGATGTGCAGGGGAAACTCGGAGAAATTGTTAAAAATGAAGGGCTTCAGATTTGGGGAGCGAACAGTTGCGCGGTTGTGAGCGGAGACACCTATTACGACCGCGCTTCCCAAAAAGGCTGGGCGGTTCAAAAAGCGAGATAA
- a CDS encoding type II secretion system F family protein: protein MGEVVEGTRQALDEANLVAWLRSQGLLPISVSKTVGGETVSTEKGSLSKTLLAWKSRLALVTTVATKDKAIFVRQLATMVGSGMTLSASLDILKDQTSNRRLAVSIGQVKKLLDGGWSLSAAMKTRKEFSPLMVAMVQAGEEGGLLDTTLSRLALFLEKQEALRRKVTSAVTYPSVVLFFAVLVLYVLVTFIVPKFEVVFSQMGGELPALTHVVFTLSSLMKQKWYMCAGAVFLLFFLGFLLNRFPKTRPYVDRLKLRLPITGDILQKAIMARSMRTLASLVQAGVPILSGLTMTAEVADNTRVASAFLNIREAARKGAPLGETAKKEKIFPLMVAHMITVGEQTGHLEEMLNKIADWFEMELDEKVSKLTSVLEPVLILFVGGIVAIVALSIFLPIIGAIQTML from the coding sequence ATGGGAGAGGTTGTTGAAGGGACTCGTCAGGCATTGGATGAGGCGAATCTTGTGGCGTGGCTAAGATCACAGGGCTTGCTCCCCATTTCCGTATCGAAAACCGTCGGTGGCGAGACTGTTTCCACGGAGAAGGGAAGCCTGTCAAAGACTCTCCTTGCTTGGAAATCCAGGCTTGCGTTGGTTACTACCGTGGCTACGAAGGACAAGGCTATTTTCGTTCGTCAGCTTGCCACTATGGTAGGATCCGGAATGACTCTCTCTGCTTCGCTGGATATTCTCAAGGATCAGACATCGAACAGACGCCTTGCTGTCTCCATAGGTCAGGTAAAAAAACTGCTTGACGGAGGATGGTCGCTTTCGGCGGCAATGAAGACTCGCAAAGAATTTTCTCCGCTCATGGTGGCTATGGTTCAAGCGGGGGAGGAGGGGGGGCTTCTCGACACGACGTTGAGCCGCCTCGCACTGTTTCTCGAAAAACAGGAGGCTCTTCGTCGAAAGGTCACCTCGGCTGTCACTTATCCGTCAGTCGTGCTTTTCTTTGCCGTTCTTGTTCTCTACGTACTTGTGACGTTTATTGTTCCCAAGTTCGAGGTGGTTTTTTCTCAGATGGGAGGAGAATTGCCCGCTCTGACTCATGTTGTGTTTACTTTGTCCAGTTTGATGAAACAAAAATGGTATATGTGTGCAGGTGCCGTCTTTCTTTTGTTCTTTTTGGGGTTTCTTCTCAATCGATTTCCGAAAACACGTCCCTACGTGGACAGATTGAAGCTGCGTCTTCCCATCACTGGAGATATTCTCCAGAAAGCAATTATGGCTCGTTCGATGAGGACTCTCGCGTCGCTGGTGCAGGCGGGGGTTCCTATTCTTTCCGGTTTGACGATGACCGCCGAGGTCGCCGACAACACCCGTGTCGCCTCGGCCTTCCTCAATATTCGCGAGGCTGCACGGAAAGGCGCACCTCTTGGTGAAACTGCAAAAAAAGAGAAGATTTTTCCGCTCATGGTGGCGCACATGATTACCGTCGGTGAGCAGACCGGGCACTTGGAGGAAATGCTGAACAAAATCGCGGACTGGTTTGAAATGGAATTGGACGAGAAGGTGTCGAAACTCACCTCGGTTCTGGAGCCGGTACTCATCCTTTTTGTAGGTGGTATCGTCGCCATTGTGGCACTGTCTATTTTTCTTCCTATCATCGGTGCAATTCAAACGATGCTTTAG
- a CDS encoding type IV pilus twitching motility protein PilT yields MQSSIATLLSEMARKNASDLHLGVGFPPAFRLDGQLHFAAHVSPLTVEDIWRFAGELLSRVQIDHLKKTKELDFSFSFDAPAEPVRFRGNCYFEKGNVTIALRLITSSIRSLKQLQLPECLDGITRRLRGLFLVTGPTGSGKSTTLAAMVQQINMTRRCHIVTIEDPVEYLFVSERAMVHQREVGTDTESFGEALRRALRQDPDVILIGELRDLETMAAAVTAAETGHLVLATLHTPDAAQTVDRIIDVFPPHQQQQVRLQVSNVLVGVCSQQLIALPGGGRMAATEILLANPAVRNCIREGKTGQLKSILQTSAALGMHSMDQDLARLVREGKLHLEQAMSHAYEPKDLERLVFDAI; encoded by the coding sequence ATGCAATCTTCCATCGCAACACTTCTGTCTGAAATGGCCCGTAAGAACGCCAGCGACCTCCACCTCGGTGTCGGTTTTCCTCCCGCCTTTCGCCTCGATGGCCAACTTCATTTTGCGGCTCATGTTTCTCCCCTCACTGTGGAGGATATTTGGCGTTTCGCTGGGGAATTGCTTTCGCGAGTGCAGATCGATCACCTTAAAAAAACGAAGGAGTTGGATTTCAGTTTTTCCTTTGACGCACCGGCGGAACCTGTTCGGTTTCGAGGAAATTGCTACTTTGAGAAGGGAAACGTCACGATAGCCTTGCGCCTCATCACGAGCAGTATCCGCAGCCTCAAGCAGTTGCAGCTTCCGGAGTGCCTGGATGGCATAACAAGGCGACTCCGCGGACTTTTTCTCGTTACCGGTCCCACAGGAAGTGGAAAGAGTACGACCCTTGCCGCGATGGTACAGCAGATTAATATGACTCGTCGCTGTCACATCGTGACTATTGAGGATCCGGTTGAATATCTTTTCGTGTCCGAACGGGCCATGGTCCATCAAAGAGAAGTGGGCACCGATACGGAAAGTTTCGGAGAGGCTCTCCGTCGCGCTTTGCGGCAGGATCCCGATGTGATTCTCATCGGAGAACTGCGTGACCTGGAAACGATGGCCGCAGCCGTTACCGCCGCCGAGACAGGACATCTTGTCCTTGCCACTCTCCATACTCCCGATGCCGCCCAGACCGTGGATCGGATCATTGATGTTTTCCCTCCCCATCAACAGCAACAGGTTCGTTTACAAGTGAGTAACGTCCTTGTGGGAGTCTGTTCGCAGCAGCTCATTGCCTTACCGGGTGGCGGTCGTATGGCTGCCACGGAGATTCTTCTCGCAAATCCTGCCGTTCGGAACTGCATTCGCGAAGGCAAGACAGGACAGCTCAAAAGTATTCTCCAGACGAGTGCGGCTTTGGGAATGCACAGTATGGACCAGGATCTCGCTCGCCTTGTCCGAGAGGGAAAACTCCACCTCGAACAGGCGATGTCGCACGCATATGAACCCAAAGACCTCGAACGTCTTGTATTCGATGCTATATAA
- a CDS encoding GspE/PulE family protein encodes MAMEKVRLGDLLVKAGAISESQLQRALEEQRLTHSRLGEVLIKNGWVTERHLAGALAQQLKKPLVSLARFKPMPEALRLVPEQIARRLEVFPMSVSGSDLLTVAISDPLNVFALDELRMLTGMEVEINLATPTEIRRALDTAYIVQETFTDAGIEVMASQGIVETELTTRMDGVGAEEAPVVKLVNNMLEQAVREGASDLHLEPHERSSRVRFRVDGALFDALEYPRGLHPAVVSRVKIMANMDIAEKRRPQDGRIIIKVLEHRIDLRVSSLPTVYGEKIVIRVLDQSNTMVGLDRIGFECDDKELIEELLNVPHGILLVTGPTGSGKSTTLYSMLERLNKPEVNIVTIEDPVEYTISGINQVHVNEKTGLSFAECLRAILRQDPDKIMVGEIRDLVTAQMAIRAALTGHMVLSTLHTNDAPSSIVRLVDMGIAPFLVASSLIAAIAQRLVRKLCPECKERYALSESLAASLGLVADVPVWRAVGCPSCRGTGYRGRTAIFEIMVMDDTMKRSVVSGESAVALRKKALEGGMRTLREQGLRKALQGETSLEEVLQVSMA; translated from the coding sequence ATGGCCATGGAGAAAGTCCGACTTGGGGATCTTCTTGTCAAGGCGGGTGCCATTTCGGAATCCCAATTGCAAAGAGCGTTGGAGGAACAACGGCTGACACACAGTCGCCTTGGAGAAGTTCTCATCAAGAACGGATGGGTGACGGAGCGCCATCTTGCAGGGGCTCTGGCGCAACAGTTGAAAAAACCCCTGGTTTCGCTTGCTCGCTTCAAACCCATGCCGGAAGCGCTCCGCTTGGTTCCCGAGCAGATAGCCCGTCGCCTCGAAGTTTTTCCCATGTCGGTTTCCGGTTCCGATCTCCTTACGGTTGCCATCAGTGACCCCTTGAACGTCTTCGCCCTGGATGAACTGCGCATGCTCACGGGAATGGAAGTGGAGATAAACCTCGCGACGCCGACGGAGATCCGCCGTGCCTTGGATACGGCGTACATAGTTCAGGAGACCTTCACCGATGCGGGTATCGAGGTCATGGCTTCGCAGGGGATTGTCGAAACGGAACTCACCACCCGGATGGATGGAGTCGGGGCGGAGGAAGCGCCTGTTGTCAAGCTGGTGAACAACATGCTGGAACAGGCCGTGAGAGAAGGCGCCTCGGATCTGCATCTCGAACCGCATGAACGGTCGAGCCGAGTGCGCTTTCGCGTGGACGGTGCCCTCTTCGATGCGCTCGAATATCCCAGGGGATTGCATCCGGCAGTGGTGTCCCGGGTCAAGATCATGGCGAATATGGACATCGCCGAAAAAAGGCGCCCCCAGGACGGACGGATCATCATCAAGGTACTGGAACATCGGATCGACCTTCGTGTTTCCTCCCTCCCCACCGTCTACGGAGAAAAGATTGTCATCCGCGTTCTCGACCAGAGCAATACCATGGTCGGTCTGGACCGTATCGGTTTCGAATGCGACGACAAGGAACTCATCGAAGAACTGCTGAACGTTCCCCACGGTATTCTCCTCGTGACGGGCCCTACGGGGAGCGGAAAGAGCACGACCCTCTACTCGATGCTGGAGCGTCTGAACAAACCGGAGGTGAATATTGTCACCATTGAGGACCCTGTGGAGTACACCATCTCGGGTATCAATCAAGTACATGTGAACGAGAAGACGGGGCTTTCCTTTGCGGAATGTCTTCGTGCCATTCTGCGGCAGGACCCCGACAAGATCATGGTGGGAGAGATCCGGGATCTCGTAACCGCCCAGATGGCCATACGGGCCGCACTGACAGGACACATGGTTCTCTCGACGCTGCACACGAACGATGCACCCAGCAGTATTGTGCGCTTGGTGGATATGGGTATCGCGCCGTTTCTCGTGGCATCTTCTCTCATTGCGGCGATCGCGCAGCGTCTCGTCCGTAAGCTATGCCCGGAGTGCAAAGAACGCTATGCACTTTCGGAATCCCTTGCGGCAAGCCTCGGCCTGGTCGCGGATGTTCCTGTGTGGCGGGCCGTGGGATGCCCTTCCTGCCGGGGAACGGGATACAGGGGGCGAACGGCGATTTTCGAAATTATGGTCATGGATGACACAATGAAGAGGAGCGTCGTTTCGGGAGAGTCGGCGGTGGCTCTGCGCAAAAAAGCACTGGAAGGAGGCATGCGGACTCTTCGGGAGCAGGGACTGCGGAAAGCTCTTCAGGGAGAAACGAGCCTGGAGGAGGTTCTCCAGGTTTCCATGGCGTGA
- a CDS encoding sigma-70 family RNA polymerase sigma factor has product MGRTPTEDRRDAADLESVLVAFLPFVRKQAGILSGNDSHLKDDLIQEGLFALCRSAGAFDPDRGSYASFACSCARNAMISYLRRTLSSREDLVDETVSLEDLEIGEDLLGIAEDREFLEYLLDRLTPVEIAAVDALWACGSVGRAVGTLGWPYKRVENALARVRNKARRLVAERDPSKTE; this is encoded by the coding sequence ATGGGGCGGACACCGACCGAAGATCGGCGGGACGCAGCGGACCTGGAGAGCGTGCTCGTGGCGTTTCTTCCTTTTGTCCGCAAACAGGCGGGCATTCTTTCCGGCAACGATTCCCATCTCAAGGACGATCTCATCCAAGAGGGGCTCTTCGCGCTCTGTCGCAGCGCCGGAGCTTTCGATCCCGACCGGGGTTCCTACGCCTCCTTCGCCTGTTCCTGTGCGCGGAATGCCATGATCTCTTACCTGCGGAGGACCTTGTCCTCACGGGAGGACCTGGTGGACGAGACGGTCAGCCTGGAGGATCTCGAAATCGGGGAGGATCTCCTTGGAATCGCCGAGGACCGGGAGTTTCTGGAATATCTGCTGGACCGGCTCACCCCCGTGGAGATCGCTGCCGTGGACGCTCTCTGGGCCTGCGGCAGCGTGGGCCGCGCCGTGGGAACCCTTGGCTGGCCCTACAAGAGGGTGGAGAACGCCCTGGCCCGGGTACGGAACAAGGCCCGGCGCCTTGTGGCGGAGCGCGACCCCTCGAAAACGGAATAA